A stretch of Fundicoccus culcitae DNA encodes these proteins:
- a CDS encoding ABC transporter substrate-binding protein, which translates to MLLSLSVSGATSIQANSEPVDLRIMYYHGALSETTIQNAIEQFPDYNLDFQQVPADDNYDMQLRTSLNSDSAADIVAVNDNIQDFKPYYDRFVNLLDYGTGELESTQVEWKWDSTLADDGNYQMALPLDIGPTAMFYHVGNFEQAGLPTDPDEVTELINSPEAYMEAAKQMKEQADIPMFQSGVAVFSEQYQQMTERIYDEEGNLTFANGQLREVWDFTVEAIQNEYTLGVVANSADGVNTTAMGLFGSKIQASWGIADLTDSGANQGEWQVAGNPGNAANQGGSYLAVLNTTNHPAEATEVIMYLTGEESQRINYVEQGLFPTITTILEDETFADSTSEIFGEQKYNKYFIESANSLEYIELDPRETGARRYFEDQIKLIEEQGKDPEQAWNDAVNQVEIYSEG; encoded by the coding sequence TTGCTGCTGTCACTTAGTGTTAGCGGTGCAACCTCAATCCAAGCAAATTCAGAACCCGTTGATTTACGTATTATGTACTATCATGGTGCTTTGTCAGAAACTACAATTCAAAATGCAATTGAACAGTTTCCTGATTATAATCTAGATTTCCAACAGGTACCTGCAGATGATAATTATGATATGCAATTAAGAACAAGTTTAAATTCGGATTCAGCAGCTGATATTGTTGCTGTTAACGACAATATTCAAGATTTTAAACCTTATTATGATCGATTTGTAAATCTATTGGATTATGGGACAGGTGAATTGGAATCAACGCAAGTTGAATGGAAATGGGATTCAACATTAGCAGATGATGGTAATTATCAGATGGCTCTTCCATTAGATATCGGTCCAACTGCAATGTTTTATCATGTTGGAAACTTTGAACAAGCTGGCTTACCAACAGACCCTGATGAAGTAACAGAATTAATTAATAGTCCAGAAGCCTATATGGAAGCTGCAAAACAAATGAAAGAACAAGCTGATATCCCAATGTTCCAATCAGGCGTTGCGGTATTCTCAGAACAATATCAACAAATGACTGAACGTATTTATGATGAAGAAGGCAACTTAACATTTGCTAATGGACAATTAAGAGAAGTATGGGATTTCACAGTTGAAGCAATACAAAATGAATACACACTCGGAGTAGTTGCTAACAGTGCAGATGGTGTTAACACTACTGCAATGGGTTTATTTGGTAGCAAAATTCAGGCTTCTTGGGGAATTGCTGATTTAACAGATTCAGGAGCAAATCAAGGAGAATGGCAAGTTGCTGGAAATCCAGGTAATGCCGCAAACCAAGGAGGATCATATCTAGCAGTTTTAAATACTACAAATCATCCTGCTGAGGCAACTGAAGTAATTATGTACTTAACTGGTGAAGAAAGCCAAAGAATTAATTATGTTGAACAAGGATTATTTCCAACTATTACTACTATTTTAGAAGATGAAACGTTTGCTGATTCAACTAGTGAAATATTTGGTGAACAAAAATATAATAAATACTTCATAGAGTCAGCCAACAGTCTAGAATATATTGAACTAGATCCAAGAGAAACTGGAGCTAGAAGATATTTTGAAGATCAAATTAAATTGATAGAAGAACAAGGTAAAGATCCAGAACAAGCATGGAATGATGCTGTAAATCAAGTTGAAATTTATAGTGAAGGTTAG
- a CDS encoding GH92 family glycosyl hydrolase: MFQKVKNLPTSNESNRKRLTLCYNIFNLCLVINSTKSYYLMKEGVYLTVLDLIDTRQGTNNDRSFSHGNTLPSTTTPFGMNAFVPQTRLGDVRFFNSNDKVIYGIRLSHQPSPWMGDFAFIIFNFLGLNDKEEVEFLKSEDSELVEKYNKSSFNPDHTVFKPHNFSYRRLRDRLEVELIPTDYGASLRAGSLSKKIYFTLGIAEDGNLTVSDDGKELRGYTNQLSGSKYGKFGMYFIVKSKDCKFELVKKSNYVEDEHPMEMYWLKVKGNETIDYIELDVTTSYIDLEQADINYSSDIFFTYDWESKEQNSSEKWLEYLDKITVKHSNLSTLKTFYSCLYRTATFPQRAYEIKDENIIHYSPYTAKIEKGYFYLNNGYWDTFRTNYPLYSIIIPDSIPKFIEGILNISREDKYLPKWVSPDERGLMPGTLVDAVIADATVKGLLDREIVEELLEAMIFNATTPSDNELEGRENAEFYFDNGYIPSENSESVNLTLDYSYSDFCIGQVANYLDRGDIAEKYYKYSLNYRNLFDSKSNLMKPRNLNGEHLTDISNYEWGGSYTEGSSWQSSFSVFHNIEDLIKLHGGDEPFYQHVLELINSDPIFEVGDYGQEIHEMSEMAALQFGQLAISNQPSFHIPHLFIYAGYPQISHLILKQLMMNTFKYTADGFPGDDDNGSMSAWYVLNSLGLYQVTPGTDEFVLGISIWDEAVVKLHNNNSIVIKSDPQEPYLNVVESRMVNNIKYDLEYIKYEKLMSGVIIEQKLGVIPNLSQVSESKRPFSLNKII, encoded by the coding sequence ATGTTTCAAAAAGTGAAAAACCTTCCAACGTCTAATGAGTCAAATAGAAAGCGATTAACTTTATGCTATAATATTTTTAATTTATGCTTGGTCATAAATTCTACTAAAAGTTATTATCTTATGAAAGAGGGTGTATATTTGACAGTATTAGATTTAATTGATACTAGGCAAGGAACAAATAATGATAGGTCCTTTAGTCATGGGAATACTCTTCCTAGCACTACAACACCATTTGGGATGAATGCGTTTGTTCCTCAAACTAGACTAGGAGATGTTAGATTTTTTAACTCTAATGATAAAGTTATTTATGGTATAAGACTTTCTCACCAACCTAGTCCTTGGATGGGAGACTTTGCTTTTATTATATTTAACTTTTTGGGGTTAAATGATAAGGAAGAGGTTGAGTTTTTAAAAAGTGAAGACTCAGAACTTGTTGAAAAATACAATAAAAGTAGTTTTAATCCTGATCACACAGTCTTTAAGCCACATAATTTTTCATACAGGAGACTAAGAGATCGTTTAGAAGTTGAATTAATACCAACAGATTATGGAGCATCTTTAAGAGCTGGAAGCTTATCAAAGAAAATCTACTTTACACTAGGTATTGCTGAAGATGGTAATCTTACAGTTAGCGATGATGGTAAGGAATTAAGAGGATATACTAACCAATTATCAGGATCAAAATATGGCAAGTTTGGCATGTATTTTATTGTTAAATCAAAAGATTGTAAATTTGAATTAGTAAAAAAATCAAATTATGTAGAAGATGAACATCCAATGGAAATGTATTGGTTAAAGGTAAAAGGTAATGAAACTATAGATTATATAGAGTTAGATGTTACCACTTCTTACATTGACTTGGAGCAAGCGGACATTAATTACTCATCTGATATCTTCTTTACTTATGATTGGGAAAGTAAAGAACAAAATTCAAGTGAAAAATGGCTTGAATATTTAGACAAAATAACGGTAAAACATTCAAATTTAAGCACACTAAAAACTTTTTATTCGTGTTTATATAGAACGGCTACGTTCCCTCAGAGAGCGTATGAAATTAAAGATGAGAATATAATCCATTATTCACCTTATACAGCGAAAATTGAAAAAGGCTATTTTTACCTTAATAATGGCTATTGGGATACATTTCGAACAAATTATCCTCTCTATTCGATAATAATACCTGATAGTATTCCTAAGTTCATCGAAGGTATATTAAATATTTCTAGAGAAGATAAGTATTTGCCTAAATGGGTTTCACCGGATGAAAGGGGATTGATGCCAGGTACACTTGTCGATGCTGTAATTGCTGATGCTACTGTCAAAGGGTTATTAGATAGGGAGATAGTTGAGGAGTTGTTAGAGGCAATGATTTTTAATGCCACTACACCTTCGGATAACGAACTAGAAGGTCGAGAAAATGCTGAATTTTATTTTGACAACGGATACATTCCTTCGGAAAACTCGGAGTCTGTTAATTTGACATTAGATTATTCTTATAGTGATTTTTGTATAGGACAAGTAGCAAATTATTTAGACCGAGGGGATATTGCAGAAAAATACTATAAATATAGTTTAAATTATAGAAATCTCTTTGATAGTAAAAGCAATCTTATGAAACCGAGAAATTTAAATGGTGAACATTTGACAGATATTTCTAATTATGAATGGGGGGGAAGCTATACAGAGGGAAGTTCTTGGCAAAGCAGTTTTTCGGTATTCCATAATATTGAAGATTTGATTAAGCTACATGGTGGAGATGAACCTTTTTATCAACATGTATTAGAGCTAATAAATTCTGATCCAATATTTGAAGTAGGTGATTATGGACAAGAAATCCATGAAATGTCAGAAATGGCTGCTTTACAGTTTGGACAATTGGCAATTTCTAATCAACCAAGTTTTCATATACCACATTTGTTCATATATGCTGGGTACCCTCAAATTTCACATTTGATTTTGAAACAATTGATGATGAATACTTTCAAATACACTGCTGATGGTTTTCCAGGAGATGATGATAATGGAAGTATGTCAGCTTGGTATGTGTTAAATTCCCTAGGATTATATCAAGTTACTCCTGGGACTGATGAATTTGTATTGGGAATTTCAATATGGGATGAGGCAGTTGTTAAACTACATAATAATAATTCCATTGTAATTAAATCTGATCCCCAGGAACCATACTTAAATGTTGTCGAAAGTAGAATGGTAAATAATATTAAATATGACCTAGAATATATCAAATATGAAAAATTAATGTCAGGTGTAATCATTGAACAAAAACTCGGAGTAATACCAAATTTATCTCAAGTCAGTGAATCAAAACGACCTTTTTCGTTAAATAAAATAATATAA
- a CDS encoding MurR/RpiR family transcriptional regulator, whose protein sequence is MSLEEIINSVKHFTEAEKEILKYILNNKKKITTMSSTTLAEITYTSPATITRLSKKLGCNGFNELKYLISDDIEDTNRSLNYSNSLELLKNDINSTLDFVDKNDLLKVIDLINQSSKVYVYGTSWGERNSLEMFSRNFLALNIHFLNIPSMTEFQWISNSITDQDLVFIVSYSGENEEVLNLAKKFTYKNISVISITPKHENSLAKISYISLYYKVTELVETQSTRNSEHNLFTTLHILLDLIYRCFLDYNHNNK, encoded by the coding sequence ATGAGCTTAGAAGAAATAATTAACTCGGTAAAACACTTCACTGAAGCTGAAAAAGAGATTCTTAAATATATTCTAAATAATAAGAAAAAAATTACAACTATGTCTTCCACTACACTTGCCGAAATTACTTATACCTCGCCAGCTACTATTACAAGGCTGAGTAAAAAATTAGGCTGTAATGGTTTTAATGAATTAAAGTACTTAATAAGCGATGACATTGAGGATACAAATCGTTCTCTAAATTATTCCAATAGTTTAGAATTATTAAAAAACGATATCAATAGTACGCTTGATTTTGTAGACAAGAATGATTTATTAAAAGTTATAGATTTAATAAATCAATCTAGTAAAGTTTATGTTTATGGAACAAGTTGGGGAGAACGTAATTCATTAGAGATGTTTTCTCGAAATTTTTTAGCACTTAACATACATTTTTTAAATATTCCATCTATGACGGAATTTCAGTGGATTTCTAATAGCATTACTGATCAGGATTTAGTTTTTATTGTTTCATATAGTGGAGAGAATGAAGAAGTTTTAAACTTGGCTAAAAAGTTTACGTATAAGAATATTTCAGTAATTTCAATAACTCCGAAACATGAAAATAGCTTAGCAAAAATTAGCTATATAAGTCTTTATTATAAAGTCACTGAATTAGTTGAAACCCAAAGCACACGAAATTCAGAACATAACCTATTCACGACTCTTCACATATTACTTGATTTAATTTATAGATGTTTCCTTGATTATAACCATAATAATAAGTGA
- a CDS encoding family 4 glycosyl hydrolase: MSKDLIITIAGAGSGYTPGIILTIMNHEELSVKEIRLYDDDAQRNKDMELIINFILKRDNLDINLVRTENPKVAFTNVDFVFSQIRVGQIEMREKDEKIPLKYGVVGQETCGLGGFSYGLRSMKGFLNLVKDIQQYAPDVWILNYTNPETIIAESVRRAYPDAKIINACDMTIAIEEIVANSFGYDRDNWIPVYYGLNHFGWYNSIYDVSLKRDIMPEIIEKIKSEGLDVSNEEPNWAQTYTNMKMLVENFPTNLPNNYLEYYLYPNIILNQTNPEYTRANQIMDGRYKEIKDTVKKIQTNTDLDSINYKSSEHGQYIVDIAASLLHNKNGRFNLIVPNKGAIPNLREDAVVEVPCYVNANGVEPISLRFDIPDFHKGLMEAQVASEKLLVDAFFENSYQKALEAFTLNQTVPNATVAKQILDDFIEANGDFWPELH; the protein is encoded by the coding sequence ATGAGTAAAGATTTAATAATTACTATAGCTGGAGCTGGGAGTGGATATACACCAGGTATTATTTTAACGATAATGAATCATGAAGAATTAAGCGTCAAAGAAATTAGACTTTACGATGATGATGCACAAAGAAACAAAGATATGGAGTTAATTATTAATTTCATTCTAAAAAGAGATAATTTAGATATAAACTTAGTCAGAACTGAAAACCCAAAAGTAGCATTTACGAATGTTGACTTTGTTTTCTCACAAATCAGAGTTGGACAAATTGAAATGAGAGAAAAAGATGAAAAAATACCTTTAAAATATGGTGTGGTTGGGCAAGAAACTTGTGGTTTAGGTGGGTTCTCTTATGGATTAAGATCTATGAAAGGATTTTTGAATTTAGTTAAAGACATCCAACAATATGCTCCCGATGTCTGGATATTAAATTATACCAATCCAGAAACAATTATTGCTGAATCAGTTAGAAGAGCTTATCCTGATGCTAAGATTATTAACGCATGTGATATGACTATTGCAATAGAAGAAATTGTGGCTAATTCTTTTGGATATGATAGAGATAATTGGATACCTGTATATTATGGTCTAAACCACTTTGGGTGGTATAATTCAATTTATGATGTTAGTCTTAAACGTGATATCATGCCTGAAATAATTGAAAAAATAAAATCTGAAGGATTAGATGTTTCAAACGAGGAACCTAACTGGGCTCAAACTTACACAAATATGAAAATGTTAGTAGAAAATTTCCCTACAAATTTACCTAATAATTATTTAGAATATTATTTATACCCTAATATTATTCTCAATCAAACAAACCCAGAATACACGCGTGCCAACCAAATTATGGATGGACGTTACAAAGAAATTAAAGATACTGTTAAAAAAATTCAAACTAACACAGACTTGGATAGCATTAATTATAAGAGCTCTGAACATGGTCAATATATTGTAGATATAGCAGCTTCCCTTTTGCATAATAAAAACGGTAGATTTAATTTAATCGTTCCTAATAAAGGTGCTATTCCTAATTTAAGAGAAGATGCTGTTGTTGAAGTTCCTTGTTATGTTAATGCAAATGGTGTTGAACCGATATCACTACGTTTTGACATCCCAGATTTCCATAAAGGATTAATGGAAGCTCAAGTTGCATCTGAGAAGTTATTAGTCGATGCTTTTTTTGAAAATTCTTACCAAAAAGCATTAGAAGCTTTTACTCTAAATCAAACAGTACCAAACGCTACAGTTGCCAAACAAATTCTTGATGATTTCATTGAAGCAAATGGAGATTTTTGGCCAGAATTACATTAA
- a CDS encoding ISL3 family transposase, with protein MANTHYIANLLNITDERIEFSDTITQEMKRNVCCKVIEGRLSYPLKACLNCGAINQSTDDMIKYGFDTSTITLTHINFQPLLLRLKKQRYRCKHCLTTSTVTTSLVDKGCFISNDIKRTIAMELTQVQSMKLIAQHLFVSRHTVSTQLKRAGSSLAAQKHYLPEHLGIDEFKSVNSVTQSMSCILMDTHSHTLLDILPDRTQNALRDYFMRFSYESRQKVKTVTMDMYAPYYQFLQQIFPKAKIIIDRFHLVQLLNRTLNRERVRVMNELRYSRPRDYTKLKQQWKLILMNREDLDFTAYQTHRLYDGLVTEKSMVNYLLSLDKRFEQVYHLMNDLKSDIAQHNYTAFEHDLYETRKYQLPRKVRTTIQTLHRYLPAIKNSLNYTLSNGIIEGTNNKIKNIKRSGYGYRNFSNLRYRILITQNLIKKDKEIRPLLFKDEISNKKRIA; from the coding sequence TTGGCTAACACTCATTATATCGCAAATTTACTTAATATTACAGACGAAAGAATCGAATTTTCTGATACAATCACCCAAGAAATGAAACGGAATGTCTGTTGTAAAGTGATTGAAGGTCGATTGTCATATCCATTAAAAGCTTGTTTAAATTGTGGTGCTATCAACCAATCCACAGATGATATGATTAAATATGGGTTTGATACATCAACCATTACCTTAACTCATATTAATTTCCAACCGTTACTCCTTAGACTAAAGAAACAACGCTATCGCTGTAAACATTGCTTAACAACATCCACTGTAACAACTTCCTTGGTGGATAAAGGTTGCTTTATTTCAAACGATATTAAGCGTACAATCGCCATGGAATTAACTCAAGTACAATCTATGAAATTAATAGCCCAACATCTATTTGTCTCACGACATACTGTGTCTACTCAACTGAAACGAGCTGGGAGTTCACTCGCTGCTCAAAAACATTATCTACCAGAGCACCTAGGAATCGATGAGTTCAAATCAGTGAATAGTGTTACCCAATCCATGAGCTGTATCTTAATGGACACCCATTCTCATACTTTATTGGATATTCTACCGGATCGAACGCAAAATGCCTTACGGGATTACTTTATGCGTTTCTCATACGAAAGTCGACAAAAGGTAAAGACGGTCACAATGGACATGTATGCGCCATATTATCAATTCTTACAACAGATTTTTCCGAAAGCGAAGATTATCATCGATCGATTCCATTTGGTTCAATTACTCAATCGAACACTAAATAGAGAACGCGTACGAGTGATGAATGAGCTAAGGTATAGTAGACCCAGAGACTATACGAAGCTTAAACAACAATGGAAACTCATTCTAATGAATCGAGAGGATTTAGATTTCACCGCCTACCAAACCCATCGGTTATATGATGGACTAGTCACTGAAAAAAGCATGGTAAACTATTTACTCAGTCTTGATAAACGATTTGAACAAGTTTATCATTTAATGAACGACCTTAAGTCAGACATTGCACAACATAATTACACGGCATTTGAACATGATTTATATGAAACACGAAAGTATCAATTACCTCGAAAGGTAAGAACAACGATTCAAACCTTACATCGTTATTTACCAGCAATTAAAAACAGTTTAAATTATACGTTATCTAATGGTATTATCGAAGGGACTAATAATAAGATAAAAAATATTAAACGAAGTGGTTATGGCTATCGTAATTTTTCAAACTTAAGATATCGTATATTAATCACACAAAATCTCATCAAAAAGGACAAAGAAATCCGGCCATTATTATTTAAAGATGAAATAAGTAATAAAAAAAGAATTGCTTAA
- a CDS encoding sialidase family protein, giving the protein MINKLTQATMVFESRLIDDASTDQVASYRIPSLLKTKKGTLIAGIDQRHDHHFDWGNIDMVVRRSEDNGDTWGDNITIVDLATNPHAEHPDFGTPVNIDMTLIQDPTTERIFSIFGMYPEIRGLFGMLEDNRDLVEQGKEPLDEKQFVDGYLALYKEGEAYTAREGGQVFTPQGEATDYRVVLESTQAPYSDLGDLYENDTKIGNVFFVTHSASPFRIAKSMYLWESHSDDEGKTWSCPKDITTQVKADWMKFYGIGPGVSLTLHTGPHKGRLIAPTYSTNHPYILDGSQSSRVIYSDDHGVSWQSGEAVNDDRTLADGTRIHSATMDDREEQNTEAVAVQLNSGTVMLFMRNLSGSVQSAVSLDGGATWEEGITTHEGVNDVYCQLSAVQTVQDGQEYVLLVNADGPKRTNGVVRVAKVNADDTLTWVAKKPLQEGKFAYSAIQQIGDDAFGVLYEHADEAHNEYCILFKRFDWAYLVEE; this is encoded by the coding sequence ATGATAAACAAATTAACACAAGCGACGATGGTTTTTGAAAGCCGTTTAATTGACGATGCATCGACTGATCAAGTTGCTAGCTATCGTATCCCTTCGCTATTGAAAACTAAGAAGGGGACTTTAATTGCTGGGATTGACCAACGCCATGACCATCATTTTGACTGGGGTAACATTGATATGGTGGTGCGTCGTTCGGAAGATAATGGGGATACGTGGGGTGATAACATTACGATTGTTGACTTAGCGACGAATCCTCATGCTGAACATCCTGATTTTGGGACACCTGTAAATATCGATATGACTTTGATTCAAGATCCGACGACGGAACGTATTTTTTCTATTTTTGGAATGTATCCGGAAATCCGTGGCTTGTTTGGGATGTTGGAGGATAATCGTGACTTGGTGGAGCAAGGTAAAGAACCGTTGGATGAAAAGCAATTTGTTGATGGTTACTTAGCTTTGTATAAAGAGGGTGAAGCCTATACGGCGCGCGAAGGCGGTCAGGTTTTTACGCCTCAAGGAGAAGCAACGGACTATCGCGTAGTTTTAGAATCGACGCAAGCGCCTTATAGTGACTTAGGTGACCTTTATGAAAATGACACTAAGATTGGGAATGTCTTTTTTGTGACTCATTCGGCGTCGCCATTTCGGATTGCGAAAAGTATGTATTTATGGGAGTCGCATTCGGATGATGAAGGGAAAACGTGGTCGTGTCCAAAGGATATTACGACGCAAGTAAAAGCCGATTGGATGAAATTTTACGGTATTGGGCCTGGGGTGAGTTTGACCTTACACACTGGGCCACACAAAGGAAGGCTGATTGCACCGACTTATTCGACTAACCATCCGTATATTTTAGATGGATCCCAGTCTTCCAGAGTTATTTATTCGGATGATCATGGGGTGTCGTGGCAGTCAGGTGAAGCAGTGAATGACGACCGGACGTTGGCGGACGGGACGCGGATTCATTCGGCGACCATGGATGACCGTGAGGAGCAAAATACCGAGGCGGTGGCGGTGCAGTTGAATTCGGGGACGGTGATGCTGTTTATGCGGAATTTGTCTGGTAGCGTGCAATCGGCGGTTAGTTTAGATGGCGGGGCGACATGGGAAGAAGGGATTACGACGCATGAAGGTGTCAATGATGTCTACTGTCAACTATCGGCGGTGCAAACGGTGCAAGATGGGCAAGAATATGTTTTGCTGGTTAATGCCGATGGACCGAAGCGGACGAATGGTGTCGTGCGCGTGGCGAAGGTGAATGCTGATGATACGCTGACTTGGGTGGCTAAGAAGCCGTTACAGGAAGGCAAATTTGCATACAGTGCGATTCAGCAAATTGGGGATGATGCGTTTGGCGTGTTGTATGAGCACGCGGATGAGGCGCATAATGAATATTGTATTTTGTTTAAGCGTTTTGATTGGGCATATTTGGTGGAGGAGTAG
- a CDS encoding sialidase family protein, translating to MTQITPNITEPQILFESRLLADKDPNKVASYRIPSLLKTKKGTLIAGVDQRHDHHWDWGNIDMVVRRSEDNGQTWGPIIPIVDLPTNPQAKHPEYNSAMNIDMTLLQDPTTERIFSIFGMFPEIQGSYGILEDNKQRHENNQPLQKEAQHLAVGSDIYLAVYKGSEVYTVREEGYIYTPDHQKTAYRVITESARAPYHDLGDLYENDTKIGNVYFMDAPFRIAKAMFLWLSYSDDEGQSWSSPRDITPQVKEPWMAFFGIGPGVSLTLDNGRLVAPTYSTNHPYELNGSQSSRVIYSDDHGETWQAGAAVNDDRTLADGTRIHSATMDAVAEQNTEASAVQLNSGTVLLFMRNLSGYVQSAKSIDGGQTWEDGITTHTGVTDVYCQLAAIQTVQEGQEYVLLVNADGPQRTNGVVRVAKVNPDDSLTWLAKKPIQAGKYAYNAIQQIDADLFGVLYEHTTEDRTEYSILFKTFDWAYLTEE from the coding sequence ATGACGCAAATTACGCCGAATATAACTGAACCACAGATTTTGTTTGAAAGCCGTTTGTTGGCGGACAAGGATCCCAACAAAGTGGCTAGTTACCGCATTCCGTCGCTACTTAAAACGAAGAAGGGAACGCTGATTGCAGGGGTTGACCAGCGTCACGACCACCATTGGGACTGGGGCAATATCGACATGGTTGTGCGCCGTTCCGAAGATAACGGCCAAACGTGGGGACCGATAATTCCGATTGTGGACCTACCAACCAACCCGCAAGCCAAGCACCCAGAATATAATTCAGCGATGAATATTGACATGACGCTATTGCAAGACCCGACGACGGAACGTATTTTTTCGATTTTTGGGATGTTTCCTGAAATTCAAGGGTCTTATGGCATTTTAGAAGATAATAAACAACGGCACGAAAATAACCAACCACTGCAGAAAGAAGCGCAACACCTTGCGGTAGGCAGTGATATTTATTTGGCGGTTTATAAGGGGTCGGAGGTTTACACGGTGCGCGAAGAGGGGTACATCTATACGCCGGACCACCAAAAGACGGCCTACCGGGTGATTACGGAGTCGGCGCGGGCGCCGTACCACGATTTAGGGGACTTGTACGAAAACGACACAAAAATTGGGAATGTGTACTTTATGGATGCGCCGTTCCGGATTGCCAAGGCGATGTTCTTGTGGTTGTCGTATTCTGACGACGAGGGGCAAAGTTGGTCGTCGCCGCGAGATATTACGCCGCAAGTCAAAGAACCATGGATGGCTTTTTTTGGCATTGGGCCAGGCGTGAGTTTGACGCTCGACAATGGTCGTCTTGTAGCGCCGACCTATTCGACCAACCACCCTTATGAATTGAACGGCTCCCAGTCTTCCAGAGTTATCTATTCGGATGATCATGGGGAGACGTGGCAGGCGGGGGCCGCGGTCAACGACGACCGGACGTTGGCGGACGGCACGCGCATCCACTCGGCGACCATGGACGCGGTGGCGGAGCAAAATACCGAGGCGTCGGCGGTGCAATTGAACAGCGGCACCGTCTTGCTGTTTATGCGCAATTTGTCGGGCTATGTCCAGTCGGCTAAATCGATTGACGGCGGGCAAACGTGGGAAGACGGCATCACGACGCATACGGGTGTGACCGACGTCTATTGCCAGCTGGCCGCCATTCAGACCGTTCAAGAAGGCCAGGAATATGTCTTGTTGGTGAACGCCGACGGACCGCAACGCACCAACGGCGTGGTCCGCGTGGCCAAGGTCAACCCGGACGATTCGCTCACCTGGCTGGCCAAAAAGCCGATTCAGGCCGGCAAATACGCCTACAACGCCATTCAGCAAATCGACGCTGATCTGTTTGGTGTCCTCTACGAGCACACCACCGAAGACCGCACCGAATACAGCATTCTGTTTAAAACCTTTGATTGGGCGTATCTGACTGAAGAATAA
- a CDS encoding ROK family protein, whose protein sequence is MTTIALIDIGGTQIKFGIMNADTNHATTLGSIDTRTDLPDFNMLTRIDLVIHQIQQHTPTIQGIAISTAGVVNPDTGKIVHANPNIPNYAGKPLREELEQAYGLPVSVENDVNAALLGEIYHGNHHPVSSALMLTIGTGVGGALFLNHQIYHGYAFSAGEVGYSFLNDQNIEDVVSARALVNRVQQTRPDEKVDGFYIFKQLEAQDPVITDILDDYCQQLAKAIINQVSLINPEIVILGGGIMEQTDYFQPKLTHYFEQFYTNQYAAQRTHIAFASLGNKAGLLGAYQHYKNQHL, encoded by the coding sequence ATGACAACCATTGCACTCATCGATATCGGGGGCACCCAAATCAAATTCGGCATCATGAATGCCGACACCAACCATGCCACCACACTCGGTAGCATCGACACACGCACCGACCTGCCAGACTTCAACATGCTAACCCGCATCGATTTAGTTATCCATCAAATTCAGCAACACACGCCAACCATCCAAGGCATTGCCATCTCAACCGCGGGCGTTGTCAACCCGGACACGGGCAAAATCGTCCATGCCAACCCTAACATACCCAACTACGCGGGCAAGCCCCTCAGAGAGGAGCTCGAGCAAGCCTACGGACTGCCCGTCTCGGTAGAAAACGACGTTAACGCCGCCCTCCTGGGGGAAATCTACCATGGCAACCACCACCCGGTGAGCTCAGCCCTCATGCTGACCATCGGCACCGGCGTCGGCGGCGCGCTTTTCTTGAACCATCAGATTTACCACGGCTACGCATTTTCGGCCGGCGAAGTTGGCTACAGCTTCCTCAACGACCAAAATATTGAGGACGTCGTCTCAGCCCGTGCGCTCGTCAACCGCGTCCAACAAACCCGACCTGATGAAAAAGTCGACGGCTTCTACATTTTCAAGCAACTCGAAGCCCAAGACCCAGTCATCACAGACATCCTCGACGATTATTGCCAGCAACTCGCCAAAGCCATTATCAACCAGGTCAGCTTGATCAACCCCGAAATCGTCATTCTCGGCGGGGGCATTATGGAACAAACCGACTACTTCCAACCCAAACTGACCCACTATTTTGAACAATTTTACACCAACCAATACGCCGCTCAGCGCACCCACATCGCCTTCGCCTCCCTAGGCAACAAGGCCGGCCTGCTCGGCGCCTACCAACATTACAAAAACCAACACCTTTAA